A single window of [Clostridium] hylemonae DSM 15053 DNA harbors:
- a CDS encoding FGGY-family carbohydrate kinase has translation MEYLLGTDIGTSGTKTILMDTKGRLISQALEEYDVLTPKPLWAEQWPDVWYEASKESIRRTVEKAVAECGVKKEEIKGIAISGLYGGSGIPLDEEMKPVRPCMIWMDRRAQKETEWALEHIGEEKLLEITHNGADPYYGYTKILWMKHNEPDNWARTKLFLPPNDYVIYKLTGEIAIDYSSAGNIGGIFDMNDRVWSEELLDAMDIPLSMMPQKIVESTDIVGGLKKDMAEELGLWEGLPVIAGGIDCGAANIGLGVFEAGVYAAAIGTSMCAALISDRPVKGKGLIIWPYLYDAKNLSYYFAGGNTAGAIIKWFRNTLCQWEVENQKNGGPSVYDVLNEQAEEIPAGSEGLVVLPYFMGERSPVWDSDAKGTIVGLSLTHTKGHIYRAFLEAVAYCLRDAMEATGEDLGEYILIAGGVTKSKVWRQIFADVTGYPVVCPIYDVEANMGDVMLAGIGTGILTYEEVKKWQVLDKKIMPNEENHKKYNEYFRLYKNIYRHLKEDMKELTKAL, from the coding sequence ATGGAATATTTATTGGGAACAGATATCGGAACGTCCGGCACGAAAACGATTCTGATGGATACGAAAGGCAGACTCATATCCCAGGCGCTGGAGGAATACGACGTACTTACGCCAAAGCCGCTCTGGGCGGAGCAGTGGCCGGATGTCTGGTATGAGGCTTCAAAAGAGTCTATCCGCAGGACGGTGGAGAAAGCGGTGGCAGAGTGCGGCGTGAAGAAAGAGGAGATCAAGGGGATCGCGATCAGCGGGCTTTACGGCGGTTCCGGAATACCGCTGGATGAAGAGATGAAGCCGGTGAGACCTTGTATGATCTGGATGGACAGACGCGCGCAGAAGGAGACAGAGTGGGCGCTTGAACATATCGGTGAGGAGAAGCTGCTTGAGATCACGCACAATGGGGCGGATCCTTATTATGGATATACGAAGATCCTGTGGATGAAACATAATGAGCCTGACAACTGGGCAAGAACAAAACTGTTCCTTCCGCCGAACGATTATGTGATATACAAGCTGACCGGAGAGATCGCGATCGACTATTCCTCCGCCGGAAATATCGGCGGTATCTTTGACATGAATGACCGCGTATGGTCCGAGGAACTGCTGGACGCCATGGATATCCCGCTTTCCATGATGCCTCAGAAGATCGTGGAATCCACGGATATTGTCGGCGGACTTAAAAAGGACATGGCAGAAGAGCTCGGGCTGTGGGAGGGACTTCCTGTGATCGCCGGAGGGATCGACTGCGGAGCCGCCAATATCGGACTCGGCGTGTTTGAGGCGGGCGTGTACGCTGCGGCCATCGGAACTTCTATGTGCGCGGCTCTCATTTCTGACAGGCCGGTAAAGGGAAAGGGGCTTATCATTTGGCCGTACCTTTATGATGCCAAGAACCTTTCTTACTACTTTGCCGGGGGCAACACGGCAGGGGCCATCATAAAATGGTTCCGCAATACGCTCTGCCAGTGGGAAGTAGAAAATCAGAAGAACGGCGGTCCGAGCGTATATGACGTGCTGAATGAGCAGGCGGAAGAGATCCCTGCAGGGAGTGAAGGTCTTGTCGTACTTCCGTACTTTATGGGAGAGAGAAGCCCGGTGTGGGATTCTGACGCAAAAGGTACGATCGTCGGCCTGTCTCTTACACACACAAAGGGACATATTTACCGGGCGTTTCTGGAGGCGGTCGCCTACTGTCTGCGTGATGCCATGGAAGCGACGGGAGAAGATCTGGGAGAATACATTCTCATAGCAGGCGGCGTGACAAAGTCAAAGGTATGGCGTCAGATATTTGCAGACGTGACAGGCTATCCGGTCGTATGCCCTATCTATGACGTGGAGGCAAACATGGGTGACGTTATGCTTGCGGGCATTGGAACGGGAATCCTTACATATGAAGAAGTAAAGAAATGGCAGGTACTCGATAAAAAGATCATGCCAAATGAAGAAAACCACAAAAAATATAATGAATATTTCAGACTGTACAAAAATATCTACCGTCATTTGAAAGAAGATATGAAAGAACTGACAAAGGCACTGTAG
- a CDS encoding aldo/keto reductase, with translation MENVDPAAVPQRKLSNGMIIPGIGMGTFGNDRYAPREVADAVYGAIKAGYRLLDCAAAYGNERDIGQVLARVFAEGVVQRQELTVMTKLWNDMHGKGDVLVACAKSLRDLKLDYVDVYMVHWPFPNYHAPGAVLTGRNPDAVPFSVEEYMSVWRQMERLVDMGLVRSLGMSNMTVTKLEQVLPLCRIRPVVLEVEINPTFQQPALFDYCMSHGILPVAYSPMGSPCRPERDTEEGDVVTFEMPELKEIAETHGCHPASVCVKWAVQRGHVPIPFSVYEKEYVENLRCTTEDFLTEEEMDTLKRADRNARLIKGKVFLWEEAESWRDIWDGEDERNNCKTTEA, from the coding sequence ATGGAGAATGTGGATCCGGCGGCTGTTCCCCAGAGAAAACTGAGCAATGGGATGATCATCCCGGGTATCGGTATGGGGACATTCGGCAATGACCGGTATGCGCCGCGGGAGGTAGCTGACGCGGTATACGGAGCTATAAAGGCAGGATACCGGCTTCTGGACTGTGCGGCAGCTTACGGAAATGAGCGGGACATCGGACAGGTGCTGGCCCGTGTATTTGCGGAAGGTGTTGTACAGAGACAGGAACTGACTGTTATGACGAAGCTCTGGAACGATATGCACGGAAAAGGCGATGTGCTCGTCGCCTGTGCAAAGAGCCTTCGGGACTTAAAGCTGGATTATGTGGATGTGTATATGGTGCACTGGCCGTTCCCGAACTATCATGCGCCTGGCGCTGTGCTGACGGGCAGGAATCCGGATGCGGTCCCGTTTTCTGTGGAGGAGTATATGTCGGTGTGGAGGCAGATGGAACGTCTGGTCGATATGGGACTCGTCAGAAGCCTTGGTATGTCTAACATGACGGTCACAAAGCTTGAGCAGGTGCTCCCTCTGTGCAGGATCAGGCCGGTTGTCCTGGAAGTGGAGATAAATCCGACGTTTCAGCAGCCGGCGCTGTTTGACTATTGTATGTCCCACGGTATACTTCCTGTCGCTTACAGCCCGATGGGTTCGCCGTGCCGTCCAGAGCGGGACACGGAAGAAGGAGATGTCGTTACTTTTGAGATGCCGGAGCTTAAGGAGATCGCGGAGACACACGGCTGCCACCCTGCGTCGGTGTGTGTAAAATGGGCAGTGCAGAGAGGGCATGTCCCCATTCCTTTTTCTGTGTATGAGAAAGAGTATGTGGAGAACCTGCGGTGTACAACAGAGGATTTTCTGACGGAAGAAGAGATGGACACTCTGAAAAGGGCGGACAGAAATGCCCGCCTTATCAAAGGTAAAGTATTTCTCTGGGAAGAGGCCGAAAGCTGGAGAGACATCTGGGACGGAGAAGACGAACGGAACAACTGCAAAACGACAGAAGCGTAA
- a CDS encoding sugar phosphate isomerase/epimerase family protein codes for MKHGIYYAYWEQEWAADYKRYVEKVAKLGFDILEIGAGPLPEYAEQDVKELKKCAQDNGITLTAGYGPTFNHNIGSSDAGVREEALEWYKRLFEVLAELDIHLIGGALYSYWPVDFANADKTEDWKWSVEGMQRLAPAAAKYDINLGMEVLNRFESHILNTAEEGVKFVEEVGMDNVKVMLDTFHMNIEEQSIGGAIRRAGKLLGHFHTGECNRMVPGKGRIPWREIGDALRDIGYDGTAVMEPFVRMGGQVGADIKVWRDISRGADEAQLDDDARRALEFQRYMLEWK; via the coding sequence ATGAAACATGGTATCTATTATGCATACTGGGAACAAGAATGGGCGGCCGACTACAAGCGCTATGTTGAAAAGGTGGCAAAGCTTGGGTTTGACATTCTGGAGATCGGCGCTGGGCCGCTGCCGGAATACGCAGAGCAGGATGTGAAGGAACTGAAGAAATGTGCGCAGGACAATGGGATCACGCTGACGGCCGGATATGGTCCGACGTTCAACCACAATATCGGTTCTTCAGACGCCGGGGTAAGGGAAGAGGCGCTGGAATGGTATAAGAGGTTATTTGAAGTGCTGGCAGAGCTTGATATCCACCTGATCGGAGGGGCGCTCTATTCTTACTGGCCTGTCGATTTTGCAAACGCCGATAAAACGGAAGACTGGAAGTGGAGTGTAGAGGGCATGCAGAGGCTGGCGCCGGCCGCGGCCAAATATGACATCAACCTGGGCATGGAAGTTCTGAACCGGTTTGAGAGCCATATCCTGAATACAGCCGAGGAAGGTGTGAAGTTTGTAGAGGAAGTCGGCATGGACAACGTAAAGGTCATGCTGGATACATTCCATATGAATATAGAAGAGCAAAGCATAGGCGGCGCGATCCGCCGGGCAGGAAAACTGCTCGGGCATTTCCACACCGGAGAATGCAACCGCATGGTGCCCGGGAAGGGACGTATTCCATGGCGTGAGATAGGGGATGCTCTCCGTGATATCGGATATGACGGAACTGCTGTAATGGAGCCGTTCGTTCGCATGGGAGGACAGGTCGGCGCTGATATCAAGGTGTGGAGAGACATAAGCCGTGGAGCAGACGAGGCACAGCTTGACGATGACGCGCGCCGTGCGCTGGAGTTCCAGAGATATATGCTGGAGTGGAAGTAA
- a CDS encoding rhamnulokinase, giving the protein MPLYYLAVDIGASSGRHILGSVENGKIVLEEVYRFENGMIKKDGHLCWDHEKLFEHIKNGIKKCGEIGKIPVSMGIDTWGVDYVLLDEHDRVLGNMTGYRDKRTDGMDKEVYKIIPERELYERTGIEKMMFNTIFQLMAEKKFSPEYMEQAKALLFVPDFFHFLLTGEKVNEYTEATTAQLVNAQKRDWDYELIEKLGFNSGMFQRMAMPGEKLGTLRPALVEEFGFDMDVVLPCSHDTGSAILAVPATDDDYAFISSGTWSLLGIERDMPDCSETSRINDFTNEGGYDSKICYLRNIMGLWMIQSVRHDLDDKYSFAEICSQAAEAADFPSRVDVTDNCFMAPDNMTEEIKDYCRRTGQQVPETLGETAACVYASLAECYDRTIKGIEASTGRTYSRIHIVGGGGNADYLNELTARATGKEVHVGPTEGTAIGNIAAQMICRGEFSGKEEARGMIHRSFDIKVYH; this is encoded by the coding sequence ATGCCGTTATATTATTTGGCAGTGGACATCGGCGCGTCCAGCGGACGCCACATCCTTGGAAGCGTGGAGAACGGAAAGATCGTGCTGGAAGAGGTATACCGTTTTGAAAATGGTATGATAAAAAAAGATGGGCATCTCTGCTGGGATCATGAGAAGCTGTTTGAACATATTAAAAATGGGATCAAAAAATGCGGGGAGATCGGGAAGATACCGGTCAGCATGGGTATCGATACATGGGGAGTGGACTATGTTCTTCTCGATGAGCATGACCGGGTACTTGGCAACATGACAGGCTACAGAGACAAACGCACCGACGGTATGGACAAAGAGGTGTATAAAATTATTCCGGAGAGGGAGCTGTACGAAAGAACCGGAATTGAAAAGATGATGTTCAACACGATCTTCCAGCTGATGGCTGAGAAGAAATTCAGCCCGGAATATATGGAGCAGGCAAAAGCGCTGTTGTTTGTGCCTGATTTCTTCCATTTTCTGCTGACCGGAGAGAAGGTAAACGAGTACACGGAGGCCACAACGGCCCAGCTCGTCAACGCACAGAAGAGAGACTGGGACTATGAACTTATAGAAAAGCTCGGGTTTAACAGCGGCATGTTCCAGCGCATGGCCATGCCGGGGGAGAAGCTTGGGACGCTCCGGCCCGCGCTTGTGGAAGAATTCGGGTTTGATATGGATGTTGTCCTTCCGTGCAGCCACGATACAGGCTCTGCCATTCTGGCCGTTCCGGCCACGGATGACGACTACGCTTTCATCAGTTCGGGCACCTGGTCTCTGCTCGGCATTGAGCGGGATATGCCGGACTGTTCGGAGACGAGCCGGATCAATGATTTCACGAACGAAGGCGGATATGATTCAAAAATCTGTTATCTGCGCAACATCATGGGGCTCTGGATGATCCAGTCTGTAAGGCATGATCTGGATGATAAGTACAGCTTCGCCGAGATATGCAGCCAGGCGGCTGAGGCGGCGGATTTCCCGTCCAGAGTAGACGTGACGGACAACTGCTTTATGGCGCCGGACAATATGACAGAAGAGATAAAGGACTACTGCCGCAGAACAGGCCAGCAGGTGCCCGAGACGCTTGGAGAGACGGCTGCCTGTGTGTACGCAAGCCTCGCGGAGTGTTATGACCGGACGATCAAAGGGATCGAAGCGTCCACCGGAAGAACGTACAGCAGGATACATATCGTCGGAGGCGGAGGCAATGCGGACTATCTGAACGAACTGACGGCCAGAGCCACCGGCAAAGAGGTGCACGTCGGCCCGACGGAGGGGACCGCCATCGGAAATATTGCGGCGCAGATGATCTGCCGCGGTGAATTTTCCGGCAAGGAAGAGGCAAGAGGAATGATCCACAGATCCTTTGATATAAAAGTGTATCACTGA
- the xylB gene encoding xylulokinase, with product MDKYLIAHDLGTSSNKASLFSTEGRLIKSYTVPYDVRFFQKNCAEQNPLDWWNAVCTATRKIVDGICPEDVLSLSFSSQMQACVIVDRQGNALRPAMIWADLRAEEQARQLIERVGAERMYELNGHRASASYSIEKLMWIRDNEPELYGRTYKMLLAKDYIICRLTGNFVTDHSEASGTDAFDLRNRRWSEEILSAAEIEMEKMPELNASTDVVGQLLPEAAQALGLKKETRVVCGGGDGPCSALGAGSIEKGQMFLSFGTSAWIAGTSEEVFLDKEKTLICFGHVIPGKYMPCGTMQAAGSSYSYIRKTLCREEERRAQDEGIPVYDILNRLVTDSPAGARGLVFLPYMLGERSPRWNPDTSGSFLGIKMEHEKCDYIRAVLEGVAMNLDLILKAHREYTHVEELVLTGGGAKGDVLAQILSDVLGVALRRLDYVETATSVAAAVIAGVGVGVFEDFSVIHQFVKPERSFYPDRNNRDVYARQKALFEEGYNCLRSYYELETGFGKQSTK from the coding sequence GTGGATAAATACCTGATCGCCCATGATCTGGGGACGTCAAGCAACAAAGCTTCACTGTTCTCCACAGAGGGCAGGCTCATAAAGAGTTACACGGTACCTTACGATGTCCGGTTTTTCCAGAAGAACTGTGCGGAGCAGAATCCTCTTGACTGGTGGAACGCAGTCTGCACGGCGACGAGGAAGATCGTGGACGGCATCTGTCCAGAGGACGTACTTAGCCTTTCGTTCTCCTCGCAGATGCAGGCATGTGTGATCGTGGACCGGCAGGGCAATGCGCTCAGACCTGCCATGATATGGGCGGACTTAAGGGCAGAGGAGCAGGCGCGGCAGCTTATAGAACGGGTCGGGGCCGAACGGATGTATGAGCTGAACGGACACCGGGCGAGCGCAAGTTACAGCATTGAGAAGCTCATGTGGATCCGCGACAATGAGCCAGAGTTGTACGGCCGGACTTACAAGATGCTGCTGGCAAAGGATTACATCATCTGCAGACTGACAGGAAACTTTGTGACCGATCACTCCGAGGCGTCGGGCACAGATGCCTTTGACCTGAGAAACCGCAGGTGGTCGGAGGAGATACTGAGCGCGGCAGAGATCGAGATGGAAAAGATGCCGGAACTTAACGCGTCCACAGACGTAGTCGGACAACTGCTGCCGGAGGCAGCGCAGGCGCTCGGACTTAAGAAGGAGACCAGGGTCGTGTGCGGAGGCGGGGACGGCCCGTGTTCGGCGCTTGGCGCCGGCAGTATCGAAAAGGGACAGATGTTTCTCTCCTTTGGCACGTCCGCGTGGATCGCGGGGACTTCTGAAGAAGTATTTCTGGATAAGGAGAAGACACTGATCTGTTTTGGACACGTCATACCCGGAAAATATATGCCGTGCGGGACGATGCAGGCGGCGGGGAGCTCCTACTCCTACATACGGAAAACGCTCTGCAGGGAAGAGGAAAGGCGGGCGCAGGATGAAGGAATACCGGTATATGATATATTGAACCGGCTCGTCACAGATTCGCCGGCCGGCGCCAGAGGGCTCGTATTTCTGCCTTATATGCTCGGGGAACGGAGTCCGAGATGGAATCCAGATACGTCGGGAAGCTTTCTCGGTATCAAAATGGAACATGAGAAGTGCGACTACATCCGGGCGGTGCTGGAAGGGGTCGCCATGAATCTGGATCTGATCCTGAAGGCGCACAGAGAGTATACGCATGTGGAGGAGCTTGTGCTGACGGGCGGCGGGGCGAAAGGTGATGTCCTCGCCCAGATCCTGTCGGACGTTCTGGGCGTTGCGCTGCGCCGGCTTGATTACGTTGAGACGGCCACATCGGTGGCAGCGGCAGTCATCGCCGGCGTCGGCGTGGGTGTGTTTGAAGACTTTTCCGTCATACACCAGTTTGTGAAGCCGGAGCGTTCCTTTTACCCGGACAGAAATAACAGAGACGTCTACGCGAGGCAGAAAGCGCTGTTCGAGGAAGGCTATAACTGCCTTCGGTCATACTATGAGCTGGAAACAGGTTTTGGAAAACAAAGTACAAAATAA
- a CDS encoding DeoR/GlpR family DNA-binding transcription regulator yields the protein MRERHTALLEYITEHGKTEVNILAEHLNTSKVTVRKDLDYLAERGMLKRERGYAVPNDPGDINYRMALHYNNKQKIARRAASSVQDGETLIIESGSTCALFADELAKSKKNVTIITNSFYLANYLKGYTNIQLIVLGGTLQPHGQSLVGPLTKSAAGNFHVDKIFVGTDGYSRTSGFTGDDLIRSDTLSSMTGSAEHTYVLAGSEKFSQPGSVAFLDLKDVYEVITDGDIPPEEKSYLEGQGIIVTIA from the coding sequence ATGAGGGAGCGGCACACTGCGCTTCTGGAGTACATCACAGAGCACGGAAAAACAGAAGTAAATATACTTGCCGAGCATCTTAACACATCAAAGGTCACAGTACGAAAGGATTTAGATTACCTGGCTGAACGCGGTATGCTGAAACGGGAACGCGGATACGCTGTCCCGAACGACCCGGGAGATATCAATTACCGGATGGCGCTCCATTATAATAACAAGCAGAAGATCGCGCGCCGGGCCGCCTCTTCCGTCCAGGACGGAGAGACACTGATCATTGAATCCGGCTCCACCTGCGCGCTTTTTGCCGATGAACTGGCAAAATCCAAAAAGAATGTCACGATCATCACCAATTCCTTTTACCTGGCGAATTACCTGAAAGGGTACACGAATATACAGCTTATCGTACTTGGCGGCACGCTCCAGCCTCATGGCCAGTCACTGGTAGGGCCGCTTACCAAAAGCGCGGCCGGCAATTTTCACGTAGACAAAATATTTGTCGGGACAGACGGATATTCCCGCACTTCGGGATTTACGGGGGACGATCTGATACGTTCCGATACCTTAAGCTCCATGACCGGTTCCGCAGAGCATACTTATGTGCTGGCCGGCTCCGAAAAGTTCAGCCAGCCCGGTTCCGTCGCTTTCCTTGACTTAAAAGATGTATATGAGGTGATCACCGACGGAGACATTCCGCCGGAAGAGAAATCCTATCTCGAGGGACAGGGGATCATCGTGACAATAGCATGA
- a CDS encoding fructose-6-phosphate aldolase, which produces MKYLLDTANLKDITHYCDIFPIAGVTSNPSIVKKEGSIDFFRHMREIRSVIGPESPFHIQVTALDTDGMLRDADAILEHVDPNVYVKVPVTLEGIRAIKRMKALKIRTTATAVYSRQQGFLAMEAGADCIAPYYNRMENMGIDADDVIASLAEMIERYGYPSQILAASFKNAGQVDRAFLAGAQTATMDPSILEGILTQPHILSAVDAFDADWKSVFGGKTIAML; this is translated from the coding sequence ATGAAATATCTGTTAGACACCGCAAATCTTAAGGATATCACACACTACTGCGATATCTTTCCGATCGCAGGCGTAACATCCAACCCATCTATCGTAAAAAAAGAAGGCAGCATTGATTTCTTCCGCCACATGAGAGAGATCCGTTCTGTGATCGGACCGGAAAGTCCGTTCCACATCCAGGTGACGGCTCTCGATACCGACGGAATGCTCAGAGACGCCGACGCCATTCTGGAGCATGTAGATCCTAACGTGTACGTCAAGGTTCCCGTTACTCTGGAAGGCATCCGCGCCATCAAGCGGATGAAGGCGCTCAAGATCCGCACCACCGCCACCGCGGTCTACAGCAGACAGCAGGGATTTCTTGCAATGGAGGCAGGCGCAGACTGCATCGCCCCCTACTACAACCGTATGGAAAATATGGGCATAGACGCGGACGATGTCATTGCCTCTCTGGCGGAAATGATCGAACGTTACGGCTACCCGTCTCAAATACTGGCCGCAAGCTTTAAAAATGCCGGACAGGTAGACCGTGCTTTTCTGGCAGGCGCCCAGACGGCAACGATGGATCCGTCCATTCTGGAGGGGATACTCACCCAGCCGCACATCCTGAGCGCAGTGGATGCCTTTGATGCCGACTGGAAATCTGTGTTCGGCGGTAAGACGATCGCCATGCTTTAA
- a CDS encoding GntR family transcriptional regulator, whose product MGNENLYETVKNRICNEIFEGHYEDGDRIPPERELEELLGVSRVTVRKSLELLEEEGLVVREVGRGTTVTLRNAGNRSELDMVVLIAPAQNPFFSEFIARFQNYAETKGALLLYVEKPRTEELERCLYRLYKRGLRNVVVWLEDMTADPDKLRRLRSLGMNLVFFDSDKGLPYADCVALDNRLAVQTLYEELVRQGYKDIAYIGWDLQEAYSIRTRRQAYKEAAGPAARLLCLPWKDAEKSEAMLGRLMTPADAQPDAVICSDRESGELTVETFRKSHAAVKIAAVDELAKSDRAEVIMYRQDLYAAVERIFTCLQDQCTMEGRWTAKLYLIRGILEQGPSVLP is encoded by the coding sequence ATGGGAAATGAGAATTTATATGAGACAGTAAAGAACAGAATCTGTAATGAAATATTTGAAGGGCATTATGAGGATGGCGACCGGATACCGCCTGAGCGGGAGCTGGAAGAGCTGCTTGGCGTAAGCCGTGTCACGGTGAGAAAGTCGCTGGAGCTTCTGGAGGAAGAAGGCCTTGTTGTACGGGAAGTAGGGAGAGGTACGACAGTTACGCTTCGCAATGCAGGGAACAGAAGCGAGCTGGATATGGTGGTTCTCATCGCCCCGGCCCAGAATCCGTTCTTTTCAGAATTTATCGCCCGGTTCCAGAACTATGCCGAGACAAAGGGAGCGCTCCTGCTTTACGTGGAAAAGCCGCGCACAGAGGAGCTGGAGCGCTGTCTGTACAGACTGTATAAAAGGGGACTGCGCAATGTGGTCGTCTGGCTGGAAGATATGACGGCCGACCCGGATAAGCTTAGGAGGCTGCGCTCGCTTGGGATGAATCTCGTGTTCTTTGATTCCGACAAAGGACTTCCGTATGCGGACTGCGTGGCGCTGGACAACAGACTGGCAGTACAGACATTGTATGAAGAGCTTGTGAGACAGGGATATAAAGACATCGCGTATATAGGTTGGGATCTGCAGGAGGCGTACAGCATACGTACGCGCCGGCAGGCGTACAAAGAGGCGGCCGGGCCGGCGGCCCGGCTTCTGTGCCTGCCGTGGAAGGATGCAGAGAAAAGTGAAGCCATGCTGGGCCGGCTGATGACACCGGCAGACGCGCAGCCCGATGCCGTTATATGCAGTGACAGAGAGAGCGGAGAGCTGACAGTGGAGACCTTTCGGAAATCCCATGCGGCTGTCAAGATCGCGGCAGTAGATGAGCTGGCCAAAAGCGACAGGGCAGAGGTCATTATGTACAGACAGGACCTGTATGCAGCGGTGGAGCGCATATTTACCTGTCTTCAGGATCAATGCACTATGGAGGGCAGATGGACGGCAAAGCTTTATCTTATCAGAGGGATACTGGAGCAGGGCCCTTCTGTCTTACCTTAA